One Anas platyrhynchos isolate ZD024472 breed Pekin duck chromosome 2, IASCAAS_PekinDuck_T2T, whole genome shotgun sequence DNA segment encodes these proteins:
- the IMPA2 gene encoding inositol monophosphatase 2, whose translation MKPCGEEEEEEGAAGGGGGGGGGGGGDPWKECLELAVQLALRAGQIIRKALTEEKQVSTKTSAADLVTETDHFVENLIISVLKEKFPSHRFIAEESTAAGSKCVLTDSPTWIIDPVDGTCNFVHRFPTVAVSIGFAVNKELEFGVIYHCTEERLYTGRRGQGAFCNDKRLQVSKETDISKALILTEIGPKRDPATLKLFLGNIERLLKAQAHGVRVIGSSTLALCHLASGAADAYYQFGLHCWDLAAATVIIREAGGTVIDTSGGPLDLMSCRVIAAGTREMAMFIAQEIQTIHYRRDDEN comes from the exons atGAAGCCgtgcggggaggaggaggaggaggaaggggctgcgggaggaggaggaggaggaggaggaggaggcggcggggacCCCTGGAAGGAGTGCCTGGAGCTGGCGGTGCAGCTGGCGCTGCGCGCCGGGCAG ATTATTAGGAAAGCTctaacagaggaaaaacaagtgTCTACAAAGACATCTGCAGCAGACCTCGTGACCGAGACTGATCATTTTGTGGAAAActtaattatttctgttctgaaagagaaatttcCCTCCCACAG GTTTATTGCAGAAGAATCCACTGCTGCTGGTTCAAAATGTGTCCTCACTGACAGTCCTACCTGGATTATTGACCCTGTTGATGGAACCTGCAATTTTGTACATAG ATTTCCAACAGTGGCAGTGAGCATTGGATTTGCTGTTAACAAAGAG CTTGAATTTGGTGTAATTTACCACTGCACTGAAGAACGATTATACACTGGTAGAAGAGGTCAAGGGGCATTTTGTAATGACAAAAGGCTTCAGGTATCAAAAGAGACAG ATATCTCGAAGGCcttaattttaacagaaattggTCCAAAACGTGACCCTGCAACTTTGAAACTGTTCCTTGGTAACATTGAGAGATTGCTCAAGGCCCAAGCACATGG GGTCCGTGTAATTGGAAGCTCCACCCTGGCTCTGTGCCACTTGGCATCCGGTGCCGCGGATGCGTATTATCAGTTTGGGTTACACTGCTGGGACTTGGCAGCAGCTACTGTCATCATCAGAGAGGCAGGCGGCACTGTGATAGACACTTCAG GGGGACCTCTGGATCTGATGTCCTGCCGAGTGATCGCTGCGGGCACCAGAGAGATGGCTATGTTCATAGCTCAGGAAATACAAACTATTCACTACAGACGGGATGATGAAAACTGA